The following coding sequences are from one Parafrankia discariae window:
- a CDS encoding FxLD family lanthipeptide, with protein sequence MDDEYELDLRLVDAGPVASPHATGTDDNCGSGNTKSDACTTKADGS encoded by the coding sequence ATGGACGACGAGTACGAACTGGACCTGCGCCTGGTCGACGCCGGGCCCGTCGCGAGTCCGCACGCCACCGGCACCGACGACAACTGCGGCTCGGGCAACACGAAGTCGGATGCCTGCACGACCAAGGCCGACGGCAGCTGA